A window of the Desulfobacula toluolica Tol2 genome harbors these coding sequences:
- a CDS encoding inositol monophosphatase family protein has translation MPQIIAYRKERNEYCKHIGNEVFAFEKTGLICHNSKILNFNKSDDTLILFLKDLIKQAGAICIKEQSLLKPADVKFKNKKDLVTITDKRVEDFIVKKIRTKYPSHDVLGEETGKTNFSSDYLWIIDPIDGTTSFFHQQPFYSVSIALQYKGQTICGAVYAPRLDELFYADKDKGAFLNDCPINVSKTDRLINCVMATGFACLRANLKKNNLEYFNKIVPRLRDIRRYGSAAIDLCYVACGRLDGFWEMNLNIYDIAAGVFIVEQAGGKICDFKGELNFPEQGIVATNKYIQNNLLENFK, from the coding sequence ATGCCGCAGATAATCGCATATAGAAAAGAAAGAAACGAGTATTGCAAACATATTGGGAATGAGGTGTTTGCCTTTGAAAAAACCGGACTGATATGCCATAATTCAAAAATATTAAATTTCAACAAATCGGATGACACATTGATATTATTTTTAAAAGATCTTATTAAACAGGCAGGCGCTATCTGCATTAAAGAGCAATCGCTTTTAAAACCGGCTGATGTAAAATTTAAAAACAAAAAAGATTTGGTAACCATAACCGATAAAAGGGTAGAAGACTTTATTGTCAAAAAGATCAGGACAAAATATCCTTCACACGATGTCTTGGGTGAGGAAACAGGCAAAACAAATTTTTCTTCAGATTATCTATGGATCATTGACCCCATAGACGGAACCACCTCATTTTTTCATCAACAGCCTTTTTACTCCGTCAGTATTGCCTTGCAGTATAAGGGTCAAACCATTTGTGGTGCTGTTTATGCGCCACGTCTGGATGAATTATTTTATGCAGACAAAGACAAAGGTGCTTTCTTAAATGATTGTCCAATCAATGTTTCAAAAACAGACCGGCTGATTAATTGTGTTATGGCAACAGGATTCGCATGCTTGAGGGCAAATCTTAAAAAAAACAACCTTGAATATTTCAACAAGATTGTTCCCAGGTTAAGAGATATTCGACGGTATGGTTCTGCAGCCATTGATCTTTGCTATGTGGCATGCGGCAGACTTGACGGATTTTGGGAGATGAATTTAAATATTTATGATATTGCAGCAGGGGTTTTTATTGTTGAACAAGCAGGTGGTAAAATCTGTGATTTCAAAGGCGAACTTAATTTTCCCGAACAGGGGATCGTGGCAACAAACAAATATATACAAAACAATCTACTTGAAAATTTCAAATAA
- the ylqF gene encoding ribosome biogenesis GTPase YlqF — MTIQWFPGHMLETENLLKKVISKVDAVLEILDARLPQASANPFVNKICKGKFRLKVLNKNDLADPEQTKLWLDYFETEKKVPAVSICGTQRSQTYAALNYCVSQINRNRARKLKVMVLGIPNTGKSTILNSLAGKKIAKTGNVPAITRHQQRTSLNNNIDIYDTPGILWPVIEPKQKAYILAASGAISDTAIDYTDIAFFAATLLIKKYPDLLMLRYPFLETLPEDEIMLIEKIGSAKGCLKKGGIVNLQKASEVLIRELRSGKIGKISFETPKDIEL, encoded by the coding sequence ATGACAATTCAATGGTTTCCAGGACATATGCTTGAAACGGAAAACCTGCTTAAAAAAGTCATATCTAAAGTGGATGCTGTTTTGGAAATTTTAGATGCCAGACTGCCGCAGGCAAGTGCCAACCCGTTCGTGAATAAAATCTGCAAAGGCAAGTTCAGATTAAAAGTGTTGAATAAAAATGATCTTGCAGACCCTGAACAAACAAAATTATGGCTTGATTATTTTGAAACAGAAAAAAAGGTTCCTGCTGTTTCCATATGCGGGACTCAAAGATCCCAAACCTATGCTGCATTAAATTATTGTGTGAGTCAAATTAACAGAAACAGGGCCAGAAAATTGAAAGTAATGGTGTTAGGTATCCCCAACACAGGCAAATCAACTATTTTGAATTCTCTGGCAGGCAAAAAAATTGCAAAAACCGGAAATGTACCTGCAATCACACGACACCAGCAAAGAACCAGCTTAAACAATAACATAGATATCTATGATACACCCGGAATATTATGGCCGGTGATAGAGCCAAAGCAAAAAGCATATATCCTGGCAGCAAGTGGTGCAATATCTGATACGGCCATTGATTATACGGACATTGCATTTTTTGCAGCCACGCTTTTAATAAAAAAATACCCTGATTTATTGATGTTGCGATATCCTTTCCTGGAAACTTTGCCAGAAGATGAAATCATGCTGATTGAAAAAATCGGTTCTGCTAAAGGATGTTTGAAAAAAGGCGGTATAGTGAATTTACAAAAAGCCTCCGAGGTATTAATCCGTGAACTTAGGTCCGGTAAAATAGGAAAAATAAGTTTTGAAACACCAAAGGATATTGAATTATGA
- a CDS encoding Do family serine endopeptidase, translating into MKQINKLLIAVIVFGLLNTPVMAKNSHSNIRMVPASFSELAKQAKPGVVNIQTVKNIEGGGRVYKHFFGQPFGGNRDMFDEFFAPFFNQRPENRKESSLGSGFIISNDGYIVTNNHVIKDADKIKVILHDKTEYDATIIGNDPMTDLALIKIKAENLMPLKFGSSLEAEVGSWVVAIGSPFGLEQTVTAGIISAKGRILGSGPYDDFIQTDASINPGNSGGPLLNIDGEVIGINTAIIKSGQGIGFAIPSDLATGVIDQLTEQKTVSRGWMGVAIQNVTEQLAEYYGIKETKGVYVAKVYEDDPADNAGIKVGDVIFQINDKKIESSRDLTLTIAASSVGETVKVKLIRDGKEKMIKVKLGKRPEQDPDKAKIMDEYDSFGFGLKQMDSDMAKKLGYPEDIKGLVVTDIESGSQASKTSVRRGDLLMEVDRYKIDTIEDYTQYLKKIAAGRTVQLLFRRGNSHVFVVSFEKS; encoded by the coding sequence ATGAAACAGATAAATAAATTATTGATTGCCGTTATTGTGTTTGGCTTATTAAATACGCCGGTCATGGCTAAAAACAGTCATTCAAATATCAGGATGGTGCCGGCAAGTTTTTCAGAACTTGCCAAACAGGCAAAACCGGGGGTTGTAAACATACAGACCGTTAAAAATATTGAAGGTGGCGGAAGGGTTTATAAACATTTTTTCGGCCAGCCATTTGGTGGAAACAGAGATATGTTTGATGAATTTTTTGCTCCTTTTTTTAATCAAAGACCGGAAAACAGAAAAGAAAGCAGCCTTGGTTCAGGTTTTATTATCAGTAACGACGGTTATATTGTAACCAATAATCATGTGATTAAAGATGCAGATAAAATAAAAGTTATTTTGCATGATAAAACCGAGTATGATGCAACAATAATAGGGAATGATCCCATGACGGATCTGGCGCTCATTAAAATTAAGGCAGAAAATTTAATGCCCTTAAAATTTGGAAGTTCCCTGGAAGCTGAAGTCGGGTCATGGGTGGTGGCTATCGGCAGTCCATTCGGACTGGAACAAACTGTAACGGCTGGGATTATCAGTGCAAAAGGAAGAATTCTTGGCTCCGGGCCCTATGACGATTTCATTCAGACAGATGCTTCTATTAATCCGGGTAATTCAGGTGGACCATTACTGAACATTGATGGTGAAGTCATCGGGATCAATACAGCAATTATCAAATCAGGCCAGGGCATTGGGTTTGCGATTCCCTCGGACCTGGCTACGGGTGTCATTGATCAACTGACGGAACAAAAAACGGTTTCACGGGGCTGGATGGGGGTGGCGATTCAGAATGTCACTGAACAACTGGCAGAATATTATGGCATCAAAGAAACCAAAGGAGTATATGTTGCCAAGGTATATGAGGATGATCCCGCAGATAATGCAGGGATAAAAGTCGGTGATGTTATCTTTCAGATCAATGATAAAAAAATTGAATCCTCCCGGGATTTGACCTTGACCATTGCTGCATCATCTGTCGGTGAAACAGTTAAAGTCAAGCTGATACGAGATGGTAAAGAAAAAATGATCAAAGTTAAACTTGGCAAAAGACCTGAACAAGATCCTGACAAAGCAAAAATAATGGATGAGTATGACTCGTTTGGGTTCGGGTTGAAACAGATGGATTCAGATATGGCAAAAAAATTGGGTTATCCTGAAGATATCAAAGGACTTGTTGTGACAGACATAGAATCCGGCAGCCAGGCCTCAAAAACATCTGTCCGTCGTGGAGACCTGCTCATGGAAGTTGACCGCTACAAAATTGACACCATTGAAGACTATACTCAGTATTTAAAAAAAATAGCTGCGGGCAGGACGGTTCAGCTGCTATTCAGAAGAGGTAACAGCCATGTCTTTGTTGTGAGTTTTGAAAAATCATAG